From the genome of Cedecea lapagei, one region includes:
- the xthA gene encoding exodeoxyribonuclease III, whose amino-acid sequence MKFVSFNINGLRARPHQLEAIVEQHQPDVIGLQETKVHDDMFPLEEVAKLGYHVFYHGQKGHYGVALLTKEKPIAVRKGFPGDGEDAQRRIIMAEIPSEFGNLTVINGYFPQGESRDHETKFPAKTKFYQDLQDFLQGELRPENPVLIMGDMNISPTDLDIGIGEENRKRWLRTGKCSFLPEEREWMARLLGWGLVDTWRHANPEAQDKFSWFDYRSKGFDDNRGLRIDLLLASQGLAPHCVATGIDYGIRGMEKPSDHAPVWAQFKL is encoded by the coding sequence ATGAAATTTGTCTCTTTTAATATCAACGGCCTGCGCGCCCGTCCTCATCAGCTGGAAGCCATCGTAGAACAGCATCAGCCGGACGTTATCGGTCTGCAGGAAACCAAAGTCCATGACGATATGTTCCCGCTGGAAGAGGTGGCCAAACTCGGCTATCACGTGTTCTATCACGGTCAGAAAGGCCACTACGGCGTAGCGCTGCTGACCAAAGAGAAGCCAATTGCGGTGCGTAAAGGCTTCCCGGGCGACGGCGAAGATGCCCAGCGCCGCATCATCATGGCGGAAATCCCTTCTGAGTTTGGCAACCTTACGGTGATCAACGGCTACTTCCCGCAGGGTGAAAGCCGCGATCATGAAACCAAGTTCCCGGCTAAAACCAAGTTTTACCAGGATCTGCAGGACTTCCTGCAGGGCGAGCTGCGCCCGGAAAATCCGGTGCTGATCATGGGGGATATGAACATCAGCCCGACCGATCTGGACATCGGCATCGGGGAAGAGAACCGCAAGCGCTGGCTGCGCACCGGGAAGTGCTCGTTCCTGCCTGAAGAGCGTGAATGGATGGCCCGCCTGCTCGGCTGGGGCCTGGTGGATACCTGGCGCCATGCCAACCCGGAAGCGCAGGACAAATTCTCCTGGTTTGACTACCGTTCGAAAGGCTTCGACGACAACCGTGGTCTGCGAATCGACCTGCTGCTGGCAAGCCAGGGGCTGGCGCCGCACTGTGTAGCGACCGGGATCGACTACGGAATCCGTGGAATGGAAAAACCGTCCGACCACGCACCTGTTTGGGCGCAGTTTAAGCTGTAA